A region of the Methylobacterium nodulans ORS 2060 genome:
TCCGCGTCATCCTCGTAGAGGTTGTCCCAGTCGAGGAGGATGGTCTGTGCCATCGCCTCGCCGGTCACCCGGTCGCGCTCGCGCGGATCGATGCCGCGCAGGCGCTTCTCGCGCGGGATGGCGTCGACCAGCCGGTCGAGGAGGGTGCGGTAATCGACGTTGCCGAGCCCGCGGACCCGCAGGCGGAGGTTGCCGCTCTCCGGGATGTCATCGACCCAGCGCCCCTGCTCGAGCAGCGCCGAATTGGTCTTGAAGGCCTTGAGCTTCACGCGGGGGTGTCCTTCGCTGCCGGGGTACGCGGTGCTGCATCGGCCGGCTTCTCCGATTCCGGGGCCGCCCTGGCGGAGGTCACCTCCTGGGCGTGCCCCTTGCCGACGATCAGGTCGGCAAACTCGTTGGAGACCGCGACCTCCTGCCCGGCGACGTAGCGCACCGGCGTCTTGCCGGGCCAACCCTCAAAGGTCTCCAGGATCTTCACCGTCTTCATCGGCCGCCTCCTCACGCCACACCACGGGTGATCTGGATGGAGGCGCCGATGCCGCTGTCGAAGCGGGCGCGGAACGGAATGGTCACCATCACGTCATCCGTGTTGCCGCCCGGCTGGCGTTCACCGTTCAGGAACACCGCATTCGGCATCGAGACGGTGTACTTCTCATTGGCGACCGTCCCGACCGTGAAGGAGATCGCGCCACCCTCGTGGTTGAGGACGCGCTGGTAGAGCGTGTTGGTCTCGAAGTAGACCTGCAGCGAGCCGGTCACGTCGGCGCGGCCGAGGCCGATGCTGTCGGTGTACAGCGAGCCGACCAGCGGGCGATTGCGGCCGTTGTTGGCGACCGCGAGGCTCAGCTGGCGCACCTTGGAGGTCGCCCCGCCGACAGTCAGCCCCGCGACGCTGCCACTCGCCGACTGGATCGGCTTGGTGTTCGCGGCCGTGTAGGTCGCGCCCGCAATGATCGCGCTGTCGAGCGCCTCGCTGCGGCCCAGCAGGTCGAAGGAGCCGGTGATCAGGGCGCGCGAGTTGGTCGCCAGAGCGAAGGTGTTGACCACGCACCCGCTGAAGCGGCTGAAGCTGAAGCTGCCCCCGCCGAGGTCGAGCCGCTCCTCGAAGGTCAGCGAGCGCTGAACCGTCCCGTTCTTCAGGACATTCCCGGCCCAGGTGCCGCACAGCGCGGCCTCCAGGATGTCGTCCAGCGAGCCGTAGCTGAGCTCGAAGTTGTAGCCGCCGGTGACGTCCTGGCCGAGCTGCTGCTCGTCCGAGACGTTGCGGTCGGCGCGGATCTCGTCCGAGACCGCGGTCGCCTTGTCGGTGCGCGGCCCGCCGCCGGTCGAGCGCAGCACCGTGAAGGTAGGCGTGGCCGGCACCTCTCCGTAGGCGGTCTCGAGGACGTAGGCGATCTGACGCCCACTGCCTGCTGCAATGGCCATGTGTCGCTCCAAAGTGGTGGGCGGAAGGTCAGCCGACGGAATCGGCCTGGTACGGCACCGAGATCGACAGCGCGTAGTAGTTGCCGAGGTCGTTCCGGTCGTCGTGGGCGGGGGACGTCGGGCCGTAGCAGCGGAAATGGCCGACGGTCAGGCCCCGGAAGTGCGCGGCCAGCTCGTCCATCCAGGCCGCGCCTTCATCAACCCCCACGCCACGTTCGACGTGCAGGACGAGGCGGAAGGTGCCGGTCTCGCGGTACAAGGTGCTGCCCGGTGAGCCGACGGTGATGGGCTGGGAGCTGGCCAGGGGGTAGGAGACCGCGAGGTAGCGCGAGCCGTCCTTTGGCGTGTTGCCCTTCGTGTTCGGGTACACGACGGGGCAGCGGGTCCAGGTCTCGTCCAGGCGCGCCTTCACGGCCGCCATGACGGTGCTCAGGGCCATGTCAGCCGCCTCGGCCCGGATCGATGTAGATGGCCGGCTGACGGGTCAGCCACTCCTCGTGGAGCTTCGGGTTGCCGCCGCGGACCTCGCGTGCCAGCTGCGCGGCGCTCGCGGACTGCGCCCACGCGCCGATCGCGCCGGCCGGGAACGAGCGGAAGGTGAAGCCCACGTAGGCCACATTGCCGAAGCGCCGCTTTGCGAGCGCCGCCACGCCCTCGTACACGCCGTCGGGCGCCTGCCGGGACCAGCCGCGCTCGATCCTCCTGGCGTACGGCTGAGTGTTCAGCACGACGTAGGCCTTGGCCGGCGGGATCTGGGTAATGTCGAAGGGCTGGTCGTCGGCGAACCACTGG
Encoded here:
- a CDS encoding phage tail tube protein; protein product: MAIAAGSGRQIAYVLETAYGEVPATPTFTVLRSTGGGPRTDKATAVSDEIRADRNVSDEQQLGQDVTGGYNFELSYGSLDDILEAALCGTWAGNVLKNGTVQRSLTFEERLDLGGGSFSFSRFSGCVVNTFALATNSRALITGSFDLLGRSEALDSAIIAGATYTAANTKPIQSASGSVAGLTVGGATSKVRQLSLAVANNGRNRPLVGSLYTDSIGLGRADVTGSLQVYFETNTLYQRVLNHEGGAISFTVGTVANEKYTVSMPNAVFLNGERQPGGNTDDVMVTIPFRARFDSGIGASIQITRGVA
- a CDS encoding DUF4128 domain-containing protein, coding for MALSTVMAAVKARLDETWTRCPVVYPNTKGNTPKDGSRYLAVSYPLASSQPITVGSPGSTLYRETGTFRLVLHVERGVGVDEGAAWMDELAAHFRGLTVGHFRCYGPTSPAHDDRNDLGNYYALSISVPYQADSVG